The following is a genomic window from Candidatus Hydrogenedentota bacterium.
AAAAGGCGGAGCGGCCTGCAAAACGGGGCATTGCAGTGAGTGTTTATCCGAAAACGCGTTCCTCTGCGTCCTCTGCGCCTCCGCGTTGAGTTCCGGTCATCATACATGGGGAATGTCTCCCCATTATGGTCTTAGCCAAAGACAATTTTGCGCACATGGGAGACGCCAATCAGTGTGTGGCCGGAGCGGCACCAAGGAAGAATTTCTCATAAATAAACAATTTAGTGGGAACAAAAATCATTAACGCCCATGCCTAAGGGTTACAGACACGGCAAGGCCTATATCCTCTTCCAATGGCTTTAGATCGTTCCATCGGATTCTGGCTGTTTTTAAGAGTTCGACAACCTGCACGGTGATAGCATTCACCTTTTGGTGTGACAAGGACCATGTCAGTGGTTGGTTGACTATTACTCGCTCCTGTGGTCGTTGGGGCTTTGGAATTTGTTGGAGAAACCACCGGTCGGTCAACGTTCGGAATTGTCAAATTGTTATTTGGTGTCGAAGTGAAACCAGGTTGCTGATATGCCTCGGAAGGTTGTTCTAACTCAGGGCGTATGTGATTTTCTGGTATTGGTGTCTCGGAAAACTGGTAAGTGCTCGGTCTTTTGTAGGTCTTTATCTCTTTTGCTTCAGGTGCAGAAATCACAACATCCTTGGTGGCTTCACTTGATTTTCGCCATTCCCAGGGTGGTATTGGATCAGAAACGCTCCAAAGCCCGATTTCCGAATCGCGAGCCGTTTTTTCAAGCTGTTCCAAAGTGGAATCACTGGGGGCATGCTGGTGATACCACCAAGCCATACCGGCCGTCAAAAGGGCTTGATTCAAATTTGTCTCTTCTGGCAATGCGAGAACCTCTCCAACCGTTTGACCGTATGGATCGGTGTCACGAACCATGACCTTAACTCGTTTGTTTAGGCACTGGTCCATTGTGAACTTCTTGGCGTTGGCCCCGAAATCCTGCCCTAATTCCGGACAATCTATCCCAAAAAGCCGCACACCGACAGGTATTCCATCGGTCGTCATCAAGTGGATTGTGTCCCCATCCGTAACTTTGATGACTTTGCCCGATACTGTTTTCTGTGCACAAACAGGTAAGGCTGCCAGATAGGCAATCAGTGCAATAGCAAAAAAATTGGCATGGATTCGGCTCATAGGGCATATCCCCACAATCAAGAACAAAGTTGTAGTTTAATTTTTTCTAGTATAGTATAGGTAAACAGTTTTGTCAAGCCAAAGAACAAGCAAAATGTGTCTTATATAGAATGAGTTCGAATTCCGCCATAGAATGGACCGAATCCACGTGGAACCCGGTGACGGGGTGCACGAAGATCAGCGCCGGGTGCAAGCACTGCTATGCCGAGCGCATGGCGAAGCGGCTGAAAGCCATGGGGCAGCCGAACTATGCCGACGGCTTCAAGTTGTCGCTGCATGAGCAGGCGCTGGAGATTCCCCTGTCCTGGAAAAAGCCCCAGACCATCTTTGTGAACTCGATGAGCGACCTATTTCACAAGGGCGTCCCGCTGGAGTTTATCCTGAAAGTGTTCGACGTGATGCGCCGCGCGGACTGGCACCAGTACCAAGTGCTCACGAAGCGGGCCGACCGTCTGAAACTGCTTGATCCGCAGCTTCCCTGGGCGCCCCACATCTGGATGGGGGTCAGTGTGGAGAACCAAGCCTGCGCCGACCGGATAGACGCGCTACGCGGCACCGGCGCGCAGGTGAAGTTTGTCTCTTTTGAGCCGCTGATTGGCCCGGTGGACCATGTGGACTTGTCAGGCATTCATTGGGCCATTGTCGGCGGGGAGTCGGGGCCGGGCGCCCGACCCATGGCCGAGGCATGGGTCACCAGCCTGCGCGATCAATGCCTCCGGACCGGAACCGCCTTCTTCTTCAAGCAATGGGGCGGTGTCCATAAAAAGAAGAACGGGCGTCTGCTGGAGGGCCGGACCTGGGACGAGATGCCCGTCACCGTCCGCAAAACAGCGCCGCCCGTGTTACTCCGGCGGGCGGCCGGATAACCGTCATTGCCCGGCTGGACACCTTCAACGAAATTTCAGCCGGCATTCCAATGCCCCGCCGTCACCGCGCCTATTTATCGCCAAACACCGCCTTCAGCGCCTCGAGGTAGGCCATGCCGTGTACGGTGTCGGGTTCAAGGTAGCTGCCCTCGGTCCATTCGTTCCACGCGTTGATGGTGAGGATGCGCCGGTCCTCGGGCTGTTTGTCGAGGAAGTCCCTGGCGCGGCGGAGGGCCTCGCCGAAGGCCTCCGGCGTGTTGCCCACCACCACGCTGGTGAAGGGGTAGCCGTGGTGTTTGTACTCGTCGGTCTGTGTGGTGCGGGGCGAGGGGT
Proteins encoded in this region:
- a CDS encoding phage Gp37/Gp68 family protein, with amino-acid sequence MSSNSAIEWTESTWNPVTGCTKISAGCKHCYAERMAKRLKAMGQPNYADGFKLSLHEQALEIPLSWKKPQTIFVNSMSDLFHKGVPLEFILKVFDVMRRADWHQYQVLTKRADRLKLLDPQLPWAPHIWMGVSVENQACADRIDALRGTGAQVKFVSFEPLIGPVDHVDLSGIHWAIVGGESGPGARPMAEAWVTSLRDQCLRTGTAFFFKQWGGVHKKKNGRLLEGRTWDEMPVTVRKTAPPVLLRRAAG
- a CDS encoding thermonuclease family protein, coding for MSRIHANFFAIALIAYLAALPVCAQKTVSGKVIKVTDGDTIHLMTTDGIPVGVRLFGIDCPELGQDFGANAKKFTMDQCLNKRVKVMVRDTDPYGQTVGEVLALPEETNLNQALLTAGMAWWYHQHAPSDSTLEQLEKTARDSEIGLWSVSDPIPPWEWRKSSEATKDVVISAPEAKEIKTYKRPSTYQFSETPIPENHIRPELEQPSEAYQQPGFTSTPNNNLTIPNVDRPVVSPTNSKAPTTTGASNSQPTTDMVLVTPKGECYHRAGCRTLKNSQNPMERSKAIGRGYRPCRVCNP